AGATATATACTAGATTGCTAAGTTCCAATTAATCTCCCTGTAGAATCCAATATATTAGAAATTTAGACTACAGAGGGGGGGAGTTCACTTAGATAATAGCCCTTAAATCCTTTAAAAATGAATCAACGTATTTCTCTTCTGTATTCCAGGAGCAGACAAGTCTTATTACTGTTAAATCATCATCTAAAGTCTCCCACCTATAGAACTGATACTTCTCTTCTAATATTAGTAAAACTTTTTCTGGTAAAATTGGAAAAATCTGGTTTGTATAGGATTCGAACTGTAGAAAATAACCATGTTCTACAATTCCATCCTGTAATTTTTTTGCCATTTCATTCCCATGTCTACTAAGTTCATAGAAAAGACCCTCTTCGAATAGGGTTAAAAACTGTAAGCCAAGGACTCTCCCCTTTGCTAACATAGCTCCCCTCTGCTTTATATAGTATCTAAAGTCTTCTTTTAATGATGAGTTACAAATTACTAATGCTTCCCCTAACATTGCCCCATTTTTAGTTCCTCCAATATAAAAAGCATCAGAGTATGTTGCTATATCACAAAGTGTTAGATCGTTTAATGAAGATGTTAGTGCAGAACCAAGCCTAGCACCATCTATATATAGTAGAAGGTTTTTACTATCGCAAACTGCCCTTAACTCTTTTATCTCTTTTTTGCTGTATATGGTTCCTATCTCGGTAGATTGGGATATATATATTAACTTAGGTTTTACCATGTGTTCAAAGTGGTGATCTTCTAAAACCCGAAGAATACTCTTTGGATCTAATTTTCCATTTTTAGACTCTATTGGAATAACTTTATGCCCGGTAGCCTCTATAGCACCTGTTTCATGTACATAAATATGTCCTGAAAAAGCAGATATAACCGCCTCATGAGGTTTTAAGAAGGATGATATTGCTAATAAGTTGGTTAAAGTTCCACCAGAAATAAAGTGGATATCAATATTATGATAACCTATCACACTTTTTAGTAACTCTTTAGCTTTTTGGCTATAAATATCCTCTCCATAACCATCTTCCTGGCTATTATAGGTATCTAAAAGATTTTTTAATATTTGAGGATGCCCCCCATCTAGATAGTCATTTTTAAAGCTATACATATATACTCCTAGTGTAAGTATATAAATTTATAATTGGAAAATCTATATACATTGTTGTACCCTGGCCCTTTTAGAATTTTATCATCTAAACTATAGTAATATCTCTCTATAGAAACTTCTTTCGAGATTTCTTATTTTACTATACAGTTGACAATTGTATACTTCTTAGATGATAATTAACCCATTGTAAGGAGGTGACATGGAATTTAAGAGTTACCAGAAAATATCCGAACACATTCAACAGGAAATTATAAGTGGAAAATATGTATTAGGGGCTTCGTTGCCTTCTGTAAGGGATTTAGCCATAGTTTATGGAGTAAGTCCACAAACAATTTCTAAATCAATAGCCCTTCTAGCTGAAAAAGGGTATGTAAAGACAAGAAGAGGTTCAGGAAGTATTGTAATTTTTGAGAAAATACCAAAAGCAGAGAAATCAGTCTGTATGCTTGTTGATAATGAAAGAAATCTAGTTCTAAATGACAATGAAAATATAGCAGCTTACCATAGTAAGGATATATACCTTTCCTTTCTGCTTCAAATGAACAATCTCTCTTTAAAGAGTCAAATCCTCATGTATGAAAAGGATACACAAAAATGTAATCCAGAATTATGCCTAGAGCTTGAAGCTGCAGGGGCTGTTTTTGTTCAAGGGACTCTACCTGAATGCTACTTTCTCTTTCTAGAAAATATTAAAAAACCTGTAGTTCTTATAAATAGAGAAATCCCCAATTATATTAAAAGTGGTTATTGGGGCTCTGTTCGAATTGGTAACAAAGGCTTAGTAGAGGGAATTAATTATTTGAAAAGTTTAGGACATATAAACATTCTGTTTCCTTGTCCTAGTTATGTAAGTGATATGACCGTTTTTAAAGAGAGATATGATAAGACCCATAAAGCTATTCAATCTACCTTTGGGAAAAAGCCCTTTTCTTTAGAGATTTTTAATTTTACTGACAGTCTACATAAAAACATAGAAAAGCTAGAGAGTTATATAAAACAAGGATATACTGCCTCCTTCGGTTTTAATGATATAGCAGCTCTTGAGATGTCTCAGTTATTAGATATGTTAGGATTAAAAATTCCTGAGGACTTCAGTTTAGTTGGATTTGATGATATTTTTGCTGCACAACTAAGTACCCCACCCCTAACGACTATAAAAGTTCCTAGAAGTAGTATGAT
Above is a genomic segment from Thiospirochaeta perfilievii containing:
- a CDS encoding threonine aldolase family protein yields the protein MYSFKNDYLDGGHPQILKNLLDTYNSQEDGYGEDIYSQKAKELLKSVIGYHNIDIHFISGGTLTNLLAISSFLKPHEAVISAFSGHIYVHETGAIEATGHKVIPIESKNGKLDPKSILRVLEDHHFEHMVKPKLIYISQSTEIGTIYSKKEIKELRAVCDSKNLLLYIDGARLGSALTSSLNDLTLCDIATYSDAFYIGGTKNGAMLGEALVICNSSLKEDFRYYIKQRGAMLAKGRVLGLQFLTLFEEGLFYELSRHGNEMAKKLQDGIVEHGYFLQFESYTNQIFPILPEKVLLILEEKYQFYRWETLDDDLTVIRLVCSWNTEEKYVDSFLKDLRAII
- a CDS encoding GntR family transcriptional regulator, translated to MEFKSYQKISEHIQQEIISGKYVLGASLPSVRDLAIVYGVSPQTISKSIALLAEKGYVKTRRGSGSIVIFEKIPKAEKSVCMLVDNERNLVLNDNENIAAYHSKDIYLSFLLQMNNLSLKSQILMYEKDTQKCNPELCLELEAAGAVFVQGTLPECYFLFLENIKKPVVLINREIPNYIKSGYWGSVRIGNKGLVEGINYLKSLGHINILFPCPSYVSDMTVFKERYDKTHKAIQSTFGKKPFSLEIFNFTDSLHKNIEKLESYIKQGYTASFGFNDIAALEMSQLLDMLGLKIPEDFSLVGFDDIFAAQLSTPPLTTIKVPRSSMIGEAFKILDKLHEAQKENYDILRITEKIESTFVIRGSSFMRS